A single window of Diorhabda sublineata isolate icDioSubl1.1 unplaced genomic scaffold, icDioSubl1.1 Dsub_21, whole genome shotgun sequence DNA harbors:
- the LOC130452158 gene encoding uncharacterized protein LOC130452158 — MSENSEISKYTEKHPLFSQTPLEPRDAFYGGRTDATKLYYSCKEGEKINYRDICSLYPYINKYGKYPIGHPEVYVGEACYALDLKTTNGLIKCKVLPPTNLYHPVLPYKTNNKLIFPLCRTCCENMLKEECSHADEERAITGTWVMDEVTKASEKGYKILGIYEIWEYETVQYDPSTKSGGLFAEYISKFLKIKQQASGWPPECKTDEDKKMYIKEYFDREGVELNPDEIEYNSGRRQVGKSIITSFWGKLGQLENQSKCSIVNDPAELLDILSQPYKEVNHIFPINENTLIVNWSFKDEAYTSLPTVNVVLAAFTTAHARLKLYSYLEKLGDRVMYHDTDSAIYVSRPGDTYEVPIGSYLGEMTDELAEYGEGSYITDFVSGGPKLYVYRVYSTDKDKTIDIIKVKGITLNYSTHKQVNFNKLKDMVLNDATEEYVTTRNILRNTNHSVVTKEVTKVFRTTFTKRKRIENYDSVPYGYKRQCI, encoded by the coding sequence ATGTCTGAAAATTCTGAAATCAGCAAATATACTGAAAAACACCCTCTCTTTTCACAAACACCTCTGGAGCCTCGTGACGCTTTTTACGGTGGGCGAACAGACGccacaaaattatattattcttgTAAGGAAGGGGAGAAAATAAATTATCGGGATATTTGCAGCCTCTATCCGTACATaaacaaatatggaaaatacCCCATAGGTCATCCAGAGGTTTATGTGGGAGAAGCATGTTATGCTTTAGATCTAAAGACTACAAATGGATTAATTAAATGTAAAGTGTTACCACCTACAAATCTCTATCATCCCGTTCTTccatataaaacaaacaataaattaattttccctCTATGCCGTACTTGTtgtgaaaatatgttaaagGAAGAGTGTAGTCATGCGGACGAAGAGCGTGCAATTACGGGGACTTGGGTAATGGACGAGGTGACAAAAGCTTCAGAAAAAGGCTATAAAATATtaggtatatatgaaatttgggAATATGAAACGGTACAGTACGATCCTTCCACAAAGTCTGGCGGTCTTTTTGctgaatatatttctaaatttttaaaaataaaacaacaagcTAGCGGGTGGCCTCCAGAGTGTAAGACTGATGAAGACAAAAAGAtgtatataaaagaatattttgacagAGAGGGAGTAGAGCTAAACCCCGATGAAATTGAGTACAATTCTGGGCGTAGACAAGTCGGCAAATCTATAATTACTAGCTTCTGGGGAAAACTTGGACAATTAGAGAACCAGAGCAAATGTTCTATTGTTAATGACCCAGCAGAACTATTAGATATTCTGTCACAGCCTTACAAAGAAGTTAACCATATATTCCCAATTAACGAGAATACTCTCATCGTTAACTGGTCCTTTAAAGATGAGGCATACACTTCTCTACCGACCGTAAATGTTGTTTTGGCAGCCTTCACGACCGCACATGCTAGACTAAAACTATATTCATATCTCGAGAAACTAGGTGATAGAGTAATGTACCACGATACTGATTCTGCTATCTACGTCTCGCGCCCTGGAGATACGTATGAAGTACCCATTGGAAGCTATCTCGGCGAGATGACGGACGAGCTAGCTGAATACGGTGAGGGTAGTTATATTACAGACTTTGTCTCAGGCGGCCCTAAGCTCTATGTTTATAGGGTTTATTCGACAGATAAAGATAAAACCATTGATATTATAAAAGTTAAAGGGATAACACTTAATTATAGCACACATAAACaagtaaatttcaataaattaaaagatatgGTCCTTAACGATGCCACCGAAGAGTACGTAACTACTCgaaatatattaagaaatacCAACCATTCTGTCGTCACCAAAGAGGTAACTAAAGTATTCCGCACCACTTTTACTAAACGGAAACGAATTGAAAACTATGACTCTGTTCCTTATGGATACAAACGGCAATGCATCTAG